Proteins from a genomic interval of Fundulus heteroclitus isolate FHET01 chromosome 21, MU-UCD_Fhet_4.1, whole genome shotgun sequence:
- the LOC118556739 gene encoding taperin-like has protein sequence MPECYQSLASPECSRQILLRDSLSSIPVAPSSSGSSAVPERSINDAAQTPTPPTPSPVPEAPATVVRHAESSPSPPGPVAAPGGKRTHLRSSSPELFPL, from the exons ATGCCAGAATGTTATCAGTCGTTG GCTTCACCCGAGTGCTCTCGTCAGATCCTCCTACGGGACTCCCTCTCGAGTATACCTGTCGCCCCGAGCTCCTCTGGTTCCTCCGCTGTCCCAGAACGTTCGATCAACGACGCTGCTCAGACCCCCACTCCACCTACACCCTCCCCGGTCCCTGAAGCACCTGCCACCGTCGTACGTCACGCTGAGTCCTCACCGTCCCCTCCCGGTCCGGTCGCCGCGCCCGGTGGTAAGCGTACGcacctcagatcctcctccccTGAGCTTTTCCCCCTCTAA